Part of the Bacillus sp. BGMRC 2118 genome, TATTGCACTGACAATTTCAATGGCTCCAGTTAAGGTTGCAATAATAAAAGCTCGTATTTTACTAATCTTTTGCTGAATTAAAAACAACGCAACTAAAAATCCCTCAGGTGCATTTTGAAGTCCTATAGCAAAGGCTATGAGATTACCTGTTTCAGAAACGGAAGAAGCATAACTTACTCCAACTGAAAGTCCTTCTGGAATATTATGAAGAGTGATGGCTGCTACAATTAATGCGGCTTTTTGGTCAATTTCAATTCCCATATTGTTGTGACCAAGGTCTATATGAGGGATATTCTTTTCAAGCATTGTTAATACAAGAACACCGAAAAATAACCCGATCGTCAGCTGAATTAAACCACCACTTGCAATTGCCTCTGGAATCAGACTCATTGTCGAAGCTGCCATCATTATACCTGCAGTAAAAGCAAGTAATATATCTCTCCATCTATGGGTTACCTGTGATAGAAATAGAATGGGTAAGGCACCAAGCCCAGTAGAAAGAGCAGATAATACACTACCGAGAAGCACTTCCTGCATAAAATCTCACCTTCACTTTAGAGTATATTTACCATTATAATGTTGTACCGTGTTAAAGTATACATAATCACATTATTAATAGGTATGAGAGGAGTACCAAAATGAAAACTTTAAATTACTATTTAT contains:
- a CDS encoding ZIP family metal transporter gives rise to the protein MQEVLLGSVLSALSTGLGALPILFLSQVTHRWRDILLAFTAGIMMAASTMSLIPEAIASGGLIQLTIGLFFGVLVLTMLEKNIPHIDLGHNNMGIEIDQKAALIVAAITLHNIPEGLSVGVSYASSVSETGNLIAFAIGLQNAPEGFLVALFLIQQKISKIRAFIIATLTGAIEIVSAIIGFSLTSFVTFLVPYGLAFAAGAMLFIIYKELIPESHGDGNERTATYSFIVGLLFMVILLQVF